The following nucleotide sequence is from Micromonospora sp. WMMD1120.
CGGATCGGACAGCGGCGTCGTGATCCGGTTGGCGGTGTTGATCGCGCTGATCGCCCTCGCCGAGGCCGGTCTGGGGTTGGTGACCCGGTTCCTCTCCGCGAGCATCGGCGAGGGCCTGATCGTTCAACTGCGCACCGCGGTCTTCGACCACGTCCAGCGGATGCCGGTGGCGTTCTTCACCCGGACCCGCACCGGGGCGCTGGTCAGCCGGCTGAACAACGACGTGATCGGCGCGCAGCGGGCGTTCAGCGGCACCCTGTCGAGCGTGGTCGGCAACACCGTCACGCTGACCCTGACGTTGGCCGTGATGCTCACCTTCTCCTGGCAGATCACGGTGCTGGCGCTGGTCCTGCTGCCCATCTTCGTCCTCCCGGCGCGGCGGATGGGGTCACGCCTCGCCCAGTTGCAACGGGAGGCGGCCGAGCACAACGCGGCGATGAGCACCCGGATGACGGAACGCTTCTCGGCGCCCGGGGCCACCCTTGTCAAGCTGTACGGGCGGCCGGCCGAGGAGTCCGCCGAGTTCGCCGCGCGGGCACGGCGGGTACGGGACATCGGCGTCCGTTCCGCCATGCTCCAGTGGGTCTTCATCACCGCCCTCACCGTCGTCGGCTCGTTGGCGCTGGCCCTGGTCTACGGGTTGGGCGGCTACTACGCGCTGCGCGGGAGCCTGGACGCCGGAACCGTGGTGGCTCTCGCCCTGCTGCTGTCCCGGCTGTACGCGCCGTTGACGTCGCTGGCCAGCGCCCGGGTCGAGGTGATGAGCGCGCTGGTGAGCTTCGAGCGGGTGTTCGAGATCCTCGACCTCAAGCCGCTGATCCTGGACCGGCCCGACGCCCGCCCGCTGCCCGACGGGCCGGTCTCGGTCGAATTCGACGGGGTCCGGTTCGGCTACCCCTCGGCGGACAGGGTGTCGCTCGCATCCCTGGAGGACGTGGCGAAGCTCGACACACGCGGCGGTGAGGACGTGCTGCACGGGGTGTCGTTCCGGGCCGAGGCGGGGCAGATGGTCGCGCTCGTCGGCTCCTCCGGTGCGGGCAAATCGACGATCGCGCAGCTCGTGCCGCGCCTGTACGACGTGGAGGGCGGCGCGGTGAAGCTCGCCGACGTCGACGTACGTGACCTGTCGGCCGAGTCGATCCGCACGGCGTTGGGTGTGGTGACCCAGGACGGGCACCTGTTCCACGAGAGCATCCGCGCCAACCTGGCGTTCGCCCGGCCGGACGCGACCGAGGACGAGATGTGGGACGTGCTGCGGCGGGCCCGCCTCGACGGGCTCATCCGCTCGCTTCCCGACGGGCTCGACACCGTTGTCGGCGAGCGCGGCTACCGCCTGTCCGGTGGGGAGCGGCAACGGCTCACCATCGCGCGGCTGCTGTTGGCCCGTCCGCGCGTCGTCATCCTCGACGAGGCGACAGCGCACCTGGACTCCACCTCGGAGGCGGCGGTGCAGGACGCCCTCGCCGAGGCTCTGACCGGCCGTACGAGCGTGGTCATCGCGCACCGGCTCTCCACCATCCGGTCGGCCGACCAGATCCTCGTCGTCGAGGACGGGCGCATCGTCGAGCGCGGGCGGCACACCGACCTGCTCGCGGCGGGTGGCCGGTACCACGAGCTGTACCGCACCCAGTTCGCCCAGGACCAACTGGAGGTCCAGGAGCAACGCGTGCCGATCTAGAAGACGCGTCACCGTCGCAACCGGCACGCCGGCACCAAAACATCGGCACCAGGACGCCGGCACCAAAACATCGGCACCAGGACGCCGGCACCAGGACGTCACCGCCCACCCCGGGTCGATCCCCGCGGCGGGCGGCGACGTCCGGCGGTCAGTCGTCGTCGTCCTTGTCGTCGGCGTCGTCGTCCCTGTCGTCCGCGTCGTCGTCCTTGTCGTCGGCGTCGTCGTCGACCGGCTCCTGCTCGGCCTTGACCACCGAGCCGTTCTCCCGGTCCACGTCGACCTCGTGCTCGGTGTCACCGGCGACGATCTCGACGCTCCACACCTGGCGCCCGTTCTCCTGCTCGGCCTCGACCTCGACGATCTGGCCACCGCCGGCCTTGCCGAGCGCGATCTCCCCGGCACGCTTCTCGTCGACGGCGCCACCCGCCGGCGCGGTGCCGGTGGTCGGGGCGTCACTGGACGACGAGGCGCCGCTCGACGGCGTACCCGATGGGGTGTCGGCCGACGGCGTGCCGCTGGCCGACGGCGAAGCGCTGGCGCCGGGCGCGTCGGTGGGCGTCGGAGCGACGGTCGCCGCGGCCAGGGTCGTGCCGCCCGACCGCGGGTCGTTCGCGGCGGCGACGCCGAGCGTGACCCCGGCCGCCGCCAGCACCGCCGACCCGCCGACCGTCGCCAGCAGCAGATTGGTGCGCTTCATCGTGGTGTCCACCTTTCCTCGGTTGTCGACTTCGAGGATCGGTCGGACCGGGATAGCACCGCGCTGTCCGAACGCTAAGGCCGGGTTAAGCCGGCGCCGGTGTCGATGCGGGGAAACCGGAGGTCCGTTGTCGGTCGCTCAGAGCGTCATCCGCATGAAGACGTCGGCGCGCGCGTACGGCGCCAGCGGGATCTGTTCCGGATCGACGTGCTGGAAACCGGCGGTCTCGTAGAGGTGCACGGCATTCGGGAGCTTGGTGCTGCTGCCGAGGAACAGAGTCTTCGCGCCGAGCTGGCGGGCGCGCTCGATCGCCGCCTGGACGAGCTGGCGGCCGAGGCCCCGGCCACGCGCCGCCGGAGTCACCGCCATCTTCGACAGTTCGAAGACGTCCTCCGAGCTGCGGACCACCGCGACACAGCCGATGATGTGCCCACCGTCGCGGACGATCAGCACGTCGCCGCCCGGATCGACGATGGCGGCGAACGGGTCGCCGAGCGTCTTGCGGTCCGACTCCTCGATCGTGAAGAGCTGGG
It contains:
- a CDS encoding ABC transporter ATP-binding protein, which translates into the protein MSMEVTAWTSLHHAMNAKDERPLSRATLRRIARFARPHRALIVRFLLLSVVTAALTVAAPILAGRVVDAIVDGSDSGVVIRLAVLIALIALAEAGLGLVTRFLSASIGEGLIVQLRTAVFDHVQRMPVAFFTRTRTGALVSRLNNDVIGAQRAFSGTLSSVVGNTVTLTLTLAVMLTFSWQITVLALVLLPIFVLPARRMGSRLAQLQREAAEHNAAMSTRMTERFSAPGATLVKLYGRPAEESAEFAARARRVRDIGVRSAMLQWVFITALTVVGSLALALVYGLGGYYALRGSLDAGTVVALALLLSRLYAPLTSLASARVEVMSALVSFERVFEILDLKPLILDRPDARPLPDGPVSVEFDGVRFGYPSADRVSLASLEDVAKLDTRGGEDVLHGVSFRAEAGQMVALVGSSGAGKSTIAQLVPRLYDVEGGAVKLADVDVRDLSAESIRTALGVVTQDGHLFHESIRANLAFARPDATEDEMWDVLRRARLDGLIRSLPDGLDTVVGERGYRLSGGERQRLTIARLLLARPRVVILDEATAHLDSTSEAAVQDALAEALTGRTSVVIAHRLSTIRSADQILVVEDGRIVERGRHTDLLAAGGRYHELYRTQFAQDQLEVQEQRVPI
- a CDS encoding PepSY domain-containing protein, whose translation is MKRTNLLLATVGGSAVLAAAGVTLGVAAANDPRSGGTTLAAATVAPTPTDAPGASASPSASGTPSADTPSGTPSSGASSSSDAPTTGTAPAGGAVDEKRAGEIALGKAGGGQIVEVEAEQENGRQVWSVEIVAGDTEHEVDVDRENGSVVKAEQEPVDDDADDKDDDADDRDDDADDKDDDD
- a CDS encoding GNAT family N-acetyltransferase; the encoded protein is MKTSTPTIASMTTPEEAEAFRALNEEWISQLFTIEESDRKTLGDPFAAIVDPGGDVLIVRDGGHIIGCVAVVRSSEDVFELSKMAVTPAARGRGLGRQLVQAAIERARQLGAKTLFLGSSTKLPNAVHLYETAGFQHVDPEQIPLAPYARADVFMRMTL